Proteins from a single region of Mus pahari chromosome 2, PAHARI_EIJ_v1.1, whole genome shotgun sequence:
- the LOC110317141 gene encoding olfactory receptor 6M1-like, which produces MGNGTTVQEFTLEGFPAVQHLGRLLFSLNLLAYLASITGNVVIVSIICTSARLKSPMYFFLGIFSFGESCFTSAVIPKLLAIFLLGKQTISFVACFIQTFVTLFIGAFGFFLIAVMSVDRCVAICKPLHYPTIMDLRTCILLIMACLALTFTLITWLVVKVSQLSFCGPHVIPHFFCDISPLIHLSCSDTTSVEALTFALALIILLSSLIITTIAYSNIVITIVHLPSAKERQRAFSTCSSHLIVLSLMYGSCVFIYAKPKQTSRLESNREAALVNTVVTPLLNPVIYTLRNKQVHQALRETLSRIKISG; this is translated from the coding sequence ATGGGAAACGGGACAACTGTCCAGGAATTTACCCTGGAGGGATTTCCTGCTGTCCAGCACCTGGGCAGACTTctcttctcactgaacctgctgGCATACCTGGCCTCCATCACTGGAAATGTCGTCATTGTCTCCATCATCTGCACCAGTGCCCGTCTGAAAAgccccatgtactttttcctcggTATTTTCTCCTTTGGGGAGTCTTGTTTTACAAGTGCTGTTATTCCCAAGTTGTTGGCTATATTTCTTTTAGGGAAACAAACAATTTCCTTTGTTGCCTGTTTCATACAAACCTTTGTCACGCTATTTATCGGGGCATTCGGTTTTTTTCTCATAGCTGTGATGTCAGTGGACAGGTGTGTGGCTATTTGCAAGCCTCTGCATTATCCCACCATCATGGACCTAAGGACCTGCATCCTCCTTATTATGGCCTGCCTTGCTCTGACCTTCACCCTGATCACATGGCTAGTAGTGAAGGTATCACAGTTATCCTTCTGTGGCCCCCACGTCATCCCACACTTCTTCTGTGACATCAGCCCTCTGATCCACCTCTCCTGCTCTGACACCACTTCTGTTGAAGCTCTAACGTTTGCCCTTGCTTTGATTATCCTTCTCTCGTCTCTCATCATAACCACTATCGCATACAGCAATATAGTAATCACAATTGTGCATCTCCCATCGgccaaggagagacagagagctttCTCTACCTGCTCATCCCACCTCATCGTCCTCTCTCTGATGTACGGCagctgtgtgtttatatatgcgAAACCGAAGCAAACGAGTAGGCTTGAATCCAACAGAGAAGCTGCTCTTGTGAACACCGTAGTGACACCCCTTCTGAACCCCGTCATCTACACCCTGCGCAACAAGCAGGTCCATCAGGCTCTGAGGGAGACTCTGAGCAGAATAAAAATATCAGGATAG